Proteins co-encoded in one Methyloterricola oryzae genomic window:
- a CDS encoding malate dehydrogenase, which translates to MKTPVHIAITGAAGQISYALAFRLIAGDLAGPDQPLVLHLLEVPEAMLPMKGVAMELMDCASPLLADVIISSDPREAFDGADLVFLIGAKPRGPGMERRDLLQINAEIFAVQGQALNQAAKRGVKVLVVGNPANTNAMIALRNAPDLAPENFSAMTRLDHNRAVSQLASHCGCGTGAISRVAVWGNHSITQYPDLHHARVSGAPALEQVEQDWFRNQFIPVVQKRGAAVIEARGKSSAASAAHAALECMRDWMFGTPADDWVSMAVVSDGSYGVTPGLVYSFPVTVADGRYAIVPELPINQFSHVRMHLTEAELIAERDMVQHLFRY; encoded by the coding sequence ATGAAAACGCCTGTGCACATCGCCATTACCGGTGCGGCGGGGCAGATAAGCTATGCATTGGCATTCCGGTTGATCGCTGGCGATTTGGCGGGACCGGACCAGCCGCTGGTGCTGCATCTGCTGGAAGTGCCGGAGGCGATGTTGCCCATGAAAGGCGTCGCCATGGAACTGATGGACTGTGCATCACCCCTGCTGGCGGATGTGATCATCTCCTCCGATCCGCGGGAGGCCTTCGACGGCGCGGACCTGGTGTTTTTGATCGGCGCCAAGCCGCGCGGTCCGGGCATGGAGCGGCGCGACCTGTTGCAGATCAACGCGGAGATCTTCGCGGTTCAGGGGCAGGCCCTGAATCAGGCTGCCAAGCGCGGCGTCAAGGTGCTGGTGGTCGGCAACCCGGCCAACACCAATGCCATGATTGCTCTGCGCAATGCGCCCGATCTGGCGCCGGAGAATTTCTCGGCCATGACCCGCCTGGATCACAATCGCGCCGTGAGCCAACTGGCGTCCCACTGCGGTTGCGGCACCGGCGCCATCAGCCGGGTCGCAGTCTGGGGCAATCATTCCATCACCCAGTACCCGGATTTGCATCACGCGCGGGTGAGCGGGGCGCCTGCCCTGGAGCAGGTGGAGCAGGACTGGTTCCGCAACCAGTTCATCCCGGTGGTGCAGAAGCGCGGGGCTGCCGTCATCGAGGCGCGGGGCAAGTCCAGCGCCGCCTCGGCCGCGCATGCCGCTCTGGAGTGCATGCGTGATTGGATGTTCGGCACGCCCGCGGACGACTGGGTGAGCATGGCGGTGGTGAGCGATGGCAGCTACGGCGTGACGCCCGGCCTGGTCTATTCCTTTCCCGTCACGGTGGCAGACGGCCGCTACGCCATCGTGCCCGAATTGCCCATCAACCAGTTCAGCCATGTGCGCATGCATCTGACCGAAGCCGAACTGATCGCCGAGCGCGACATGGTGCAGCATTTGTTCCGCTATTGA
- a CDS encoding tetratricopeptide repeat protein, which yields MKDTARAWLIALAGILSAPAWSDDHPELTAADEAYSSEDFELAARLYRKDAELGVVAAQVNLAFLYLDGQGVAQDYHQAATWFLRAAEQGNREAQDNMGALYQDGKGVGKDLVEADKWFILAGAKDKAASLEKQMSQEQVAEARRRATDWLNKAGKNGPR from the coding sequence ATGAAAGACACAGCACGCGCATGGCTCATCGCATTGGCCGGAATACTGAGCGCCCCGGCCTGGTCTGACGATCACCCCGAACTCACCGCTGCCGACGAGGCCTATTCCAGCGAAGATTTCGAACTGGCGGCCCGGCTCTACCGCAAGGATGCCGAACTGGGCGTCGTCGCGGCCCAGGTCAATCTGGCATTTCTCTATCTGGACGGGCAGGGCGTTGCCCAGGACTACCATCAGGCGGCTACCTGGTTCCTGCGCGCCGCGGAGCAGGGGAACAGGGAAGCCCAGGACAATATGGGCGCTCTGTATCAGGACGGGAAAGGCGTGGGAAAGGATCTGGTGGAAGCCGACAAATGGTTCATTCTCGCGGGGGCCAAGGACAAGGCTGCCAGCCTGGAGAAGCAGATGAGTCAGGAACAGGTGGCCGAGGCTCGCAGGCGCGCTACCGATTGGCTGAACAAGGCGGGCAAGAACGGCCCGCGCTGA
- the dapE gene encoding succinyl-diaminopimelate desuccinylase produces the protein MSQTLDLTLDLMRRESITPEDAGCMDRVIARLEPLGFKVEWLNFGDTKNIWLRRGSEVPLFVFLGHTDVVPPGPLEDWSSPPFEPEIRDGKLYGRGAADMKSGVAAMMTALERFVAAHPGHRGSIAVMLTSDEEGAATYGVVKVVETLQARGEAIDWCLIGEPSSFDRLGDTIRVGRRGSLCGVLRVFGVQAHVAYPEKGDNPIHRFAPALAELTAEVWDTGNAFFPPTSFQVSNIHSGTGAENVIPGRLEVLFNFRFSTALTEEDIKRRVTAILDKHGLRYELSWRLSGAPFLTTAPELIEATQQALEAVTGQKARPDTGGGTSDGRFIAPTGAQVVELGPLNGSIHKIDEHVPVEDLDVLSRIYEQVLVNLMA, from the coding sequence ATGTCCCAGACCCTCGATCTGACCCTGGACCTCATGCGCCGCGAGTCCATCACGCCTGAAGACGCCGGTTGCATGGACCGGGTCATCGCCCGCCTGGAACCCCTGGGCTTCAAGGTGGAGTGGCTGAATTTCGGCGATACCAAGAACATCTGGCTGCGGCGGGGCAGCGAGGTGCCCCTGTTCGTCTTTTTGGGGCACACCGACGTGGTGCCGCCGGGGCCACTGGAGGACTGGTCCTCGCCGCCCTTCGAGCCGGAGATCCGCGACGGCAAACTCTACGGACGCGGCGCCGCCGACATGAAGTCCGGGGTGGCGGCCATGATGACGGCCCTGGAGCGTTTCGTGGCGGCCCATCCCGGCCACCGCGGCTCCATCGCCGTCATGCTCACCAGCGACGAGGAGGGAGCCGCCACCTACGGGGTGGTGAAGGTCGTCGAAACCCTGCAGGCTCGGGGCGAAGCCATCGACTGGTGCCTGATAGGGGAGCCGTCCAGTTTCGACCGGCTCGGCGATACGATCCGCGTGGGCCGGCGGGGATCGCTGTGCGGCGTGCTGCGGGTGTTCGGGGTGCAGGCCCACGTGGCCTACCCGGAGAAGGGCGACAATCCCATCCACCGCTTCGCGCCGGCCCTGGCGGAACTCACGGCGGAAGTTTGGGACACGGGCAATGCATTTTTCCCGCCCACCAGCTTTCAGGTGTCGAACATCCATTCCGGCACCGGGGCGGAGAACGTGATTCCGGGGCGACTGGAGGTGCTGTTCAATTTCCGCTTTTCCACAGCGCTGACGGAAGAGGACATCAAGCGTCGGGTTACCGCCATACTCGACAAACACGGCCTGCGTTATGAATTGAGCTGGCGGTTGTCCGGCGCGCCTTTCCTGACCACCGCGCCGGAGTTGATCGAGGCCACGCAGCAGGCGCTGGAAGCCGTGACGGGCCAAAAGGCGCGGCCCGATACCGGCGGCGGCACCTCCGATGGCCGCTTCATCGCGCCCACCGGCGCGCAGGTGGTGGAACTGGGGCCGCTCAACGGCAGCATCCACAAGATCGACGAGCATGTGCCGGTGGAGGATCTGGACGTGCTGTCGCGTATCTACGAGCAGGTTCTCGTGAACCTGATGGCTTGA
- the lpxD gene encoding UDP-3-O-(3-hydroxymyristoyl)glucosamine N-acyltransferase — MTLTASEIHQRFKEKGLITEHRGPDNRVERFAPIDDCAAGDLVFVDHAKYLPQVSAGKPAVVITSAEIADQMGAETAIAVLVAANVRLATALVKQAYDDRDYYNSEWPRIHPTATVHPSVQVPEGAVIGPGVVVGANVVLGERVVLMANAVVETNARIGARSILHPGCVVSHGCEIGADCMLKAGCVIGSEGFGFAQDEKRHNYRIPHTGKVIVEDRVVIGANTTIDRGTYGATIIRSGAVIDALCHIGHNVDIGEDCIICAHTGISGSSKFGQRVIATGQTGVLDHVTVASDSVLLHRAGLHNSIKEPGMYAGGPTQPLKEYLKNMAVVPRLAEMWSRLKKLEKAVADLATK, encoded by the coding sequence ATGACGTTAACCGCATCGGAAATCCATCAACGCTTCAAGGAAAAGGGACTGATCACCGAGCACCGCGGGCCGGACAACCGGGTCGAGCGCTTCGCCCCCATCGATGACTGCGCGGCCGGCGACCTGGTGTTCGTCGACCATGCGAAGTACCTCCCCCAAGTCAGCGCCGGCAAGCCGGCCGTAGTGATCACCTCCGCCGAAATCGCCGACCAGATGGGCGCCGAGACCGCCATCGCCGTGCTGGTGGCTGCAAATGTCAGGCTGGCCACCGCCCTGGTGAAACAGGCCTACGATGATCGCGACTACTACAACAGCGAATGGCCGCGCATCCACCCAACGGCCACCGTCCACCCCAGCGTGCAGGTTCCCGAGGGCGCCGTCATCGGCCCCGGGGTGGTGGTGGGCGCCAACGTGGTGCTAGGAGAACGCGTCGTGCTCATGGCCAATGCGGTGGTGGAAACCAACGCCCGCATCGGCGCGCGCAGCATCCTGCACCCGGGCTGCGTGGTCAGCCACGGCTGCGAGATCGGCGCCGACTGCATGCTCAAGGCCGGCTGCGTGATCGGCTCCGAAGGGTTTGGCTTCGCCCAGGATGAGAAGCGTCACAACTACCGCATTCCCCACACCGGCAAGGTGATCGTGGAGGATCGCGTCGTCATCGGCGCCAACACCACCATCGACCGCGGCACCTACGGCGCCACCATCATCCGCAGCGGCGCGGTGATCGACGCCCTCTGCCACATCGGCCACAACGTGGACATCGGAGAGGATTGCATCATCTGCGCCCACACCGGCATTTCCGGTTCCAGCAAGTTCGGGCAGCGGGTGATCGCCACCGGCCAGACCGGCGTGCTGGATCATGTGACCGTGGCCAGCGATTCGGTGTTGCTGCACCGGGCGGGCCTGCACAACAGCATCAAGGAGCCCGGCATGTACGCCGGCGGCCCCACGCAGCCGCTGAAGGAATACCTGAAGAACATGGCGGTGGTGCCGCGCCTGGCGGAGATGTGGTCGCGCCTGAAGAAACTGGAGAAGGCCGTGGCCGATCTGGCCACAAAATAG
- a CDS encoding heavy-metal-associated domain-containing protein produces the protein MKTELTVNGMKCGGCENNVQDTVKGMPGVVSVVANHKESKVEIEYEEGVADLEEIREAIAGKGFEVE, from the coding sequence ATGAAGACAGAGTTGACGGTCAACGGCATGAAATGCGGCGGATGCGAGAATAATGTGCAGGACACGGTCAAAGGCATGCCTGGCGTCGTGTCCGTCGTCGCCAATCACAAGGAAAGCAAGGTCGAGATCGAATACGAGGAGGGCGTCGCGGACCTGGAGGAAATCCGCGAGGCCATAGCCGGCAAGGGATTCGAAGTGGAGTAA
- a CDS encoding ATP-binding cassette domain-containing protein yields the protein MPFVRLSAVSIAFGVQPVLDHADFQLDPGERVGLIGRNGEGKSTLLKAIAGQVPTDSGELWIQPGTRIALLEQEPRLPEQATIYDAVADALGDVGHWIAEYHRLSEQVHADTAALAELGRLQHELESRDGWRLQQRVEHTLSRLALPGDQAVAGLSGGWRRRVALARALVVEPEVLLLDEPTNHLDLESILWLEDQLLQFGGAVLLITHDRAFLQKIATRIVDLDRGRLTSWPGDYADYLEKKAAALEEEARHNAEFDKKLAQEEAWIRQGIKARRTRNEGRVRALKQLRVERSQRRLQQGQAKLELEQSERSGKLVIEAENVNFAYGGDTIIRDFSTTLLRGDRVGLIGPNGVGKSTLLQILLKQLEPQSGSVRHGTRLNIAYFDQLRAQLDPDATLADAVSEGKDYLDINGQRLHIMSYLGNFLFPPARARSPVRSLSGGERNRALLARLFSKPCNLLVMDEPTNDLDVETLELLEDLLANFDGSLLLVSHDRTFLDNVVTSTLVFEGGGRIGEFVGGYSDWLAYSSRGKAQDKADIPPSPSQSKAAEAAIPSAKKKLSYKEQKELEALPARIEELEGRQSALNARINAADFYKESPETVKSVLAEAETLAQDLEQAYARWDELEALAEALAR from the coding sequence ATGCCTTTCGTTCGCCTTTCTGCAGTATCCATCGCCTTCGGCGTCCAGCCGGTGCTCGACCATGCCGACTTCCAGCTCGATCCCGGCGAGCGCGTCGGACTCATCGGCCGCAATGGCGAAGGTAAATCCACCCTGCTCAAGGCCATCGCCGGCCAGGTGCCCACCGACAGCGGTGAGTTGTGGATACAGCCGGGCACCCGCATCGCCCTGCTGGAGCAGGAACCGCGACTGCCGGAACAGGCCACGATCTACGATGCCGTGGCAGATGCCCTGGGTGATGTCGGCCACTGGATCGCCGAATACCATCGCCTGTCCGAGCAGGTGCACGCCGACACGGCCGCCCTGGCGGAACTGGGACGGCTGCAGCACGAACTGGAGAGCCGGGACGGCTGGCGCCTGCAGCAACGAGTCGAGCACACCCTCAGCCGCCTGGCCCTGCCCGGCGATCAGGCAGTGGCTGGCCTTTCCGGCGGCTGGCGGCGGCGCGTCGCGCTGGCCCGAGCGCTGGTGGTCGAGCCCGAGGTGTTGCTGCTGGACGAACCCACCAACCATCTGGACCTTGAAAGCATCCTCTGGCTGGAGGACCAACTGCTGCAATTCGGCGGCGCGGTGCTGCTCATCACCCATGACCGCGCCTTTCTGCAGAAGATCGCCACCCGCATCGTGGATCTGGACCGTGGACGCCTGACCTCCTGGCCCGGCGACTATGCCGACTACCTGGAAAAAAAGGCGGCGGCCCTGGAGGAGGAAGCCCGGCACAACGCCGAGTTCGACAAGAAACTGGCGCAGGAGGAAGCCTGGATACGCCAGGGCATCAAGGCCCGCCGCACCCGCAACGAAGGCCGGGTGCGGGCGCTCAAGCAACTGCGGGTCGAGCGATCGCAGCGCCGGCTGCAGCAGGGACAGGCCAAACTGGAACTGGAACAGTCGGAACGCTCCGGCAAGCTGGTGATCGAAGCGGAGAACGTGAACTTCGCCTACGGCGGCGATACCATCATCCGGGACTTTTCGACCACCCTTCTGCGCGGCGACCGGGTCGGCCTGATCGGTCCCAACGGTGTCGGCAAGTCCACCCTGCTGCAGATACTGCTCAAGCAACTCGAGCCGCAGTCCGGGAGTGTGCGTCACGGTACCCGCCTCAACATCGCCTATTTCGATCAGCTAAGGGCGCAGCTCGATCCCGACGCCACCCTGGCCGATGCCGTAAGCGAAGGCAAGGATTACCTGGACATCAACGGCCAGCGCCTGCACATCATGTCCTATCTCGGCAACTTCCTATTCCCCCCGGCGCGGGCCCGCTCGCCAGTCAGGAGCCTGTCCGGCGGCGAACGCAATCGCGCCCTGCTTGCCCGCTTGTTCAGCAAGCCCTGCAACCTGCTGGTCATGGACGAGCCCACCAACGATCTCGACGTGGAAACCCTGGAACTGCTGGAAGATCTGCTCGCCAACTTCGACGGCAGCCTGCTCCTGGTCAGCCACGACCGGACGTTCCTGGACAATGTGGTCACCAGCACCCTGGTGTTCGAGGGCGGCGGGCGCATCGGCGAGTTTGTGGGCGGTTACTCGGACTGGCTGGCGTACTCATCCCGCGGCAAGGCGCAAGACAAGGCCGACATCCCGCCCTCTCCCTCACAATCGAAGGCTGCCGAGGCCGCTATCCCCAGCGCAAAGAAAAAGCTGAGCTATAAGGAACAGAAGGAACTGGAAGCCCTGCCCGCCCGCATCGAGGAGTTGGAGGGGAGGCAGTCTGCGTTGAACGCGCGGATCAACGCAGCGGATTTCTACAAGGAAAGCCCCGAGACGGTAAAAAGCGTCCTGGCCGAAGCGGAAACCCTGGCGCAAGACCTGGAACAGGCTTACGCCCGCTGGGACGAGTTGGAGGCCTTGGCGGAAGCCCTGGCCCGGTGA
- a CDS encoding ASKHA domain-containing protein: MSNSSSETADWHPLALEDESPFSPPPCPVDTRPVGQSGLGIAVDLGTTQLRMALWDLRARRRLAALAGTNPQVVFGTNILSRLAEARESREKALELAERVQTALGEGLALISQQCDADLRRIRKLAVVGNTAMLSLFSGENGDLLLQPDYWKREIVCRLLDSGELARRWGLAENARIALIQPLGGFVGSDLLANVLAVKLLQAPAGSLLLDFGTNTEIALWDGKVLWVTSTPGGCAFAGPGILPARSGAVIRISTDPSGALRLNVIGGGRPRGLCGSGLVDLIAMLRGRDQVDRVGRFTGPVSQEGLPISPELPGVNLRKRDIDSFQRGKGAMAAAMHFLLQRTGLNLADIPQLFVSGAFGQCLHIGHAQEIGLLPPIPAQRIRLAGDAALAGCEHLLLNPKPFPALAAIRNRSILINLGDSLEFEDLFIENLYLQPMTGLPD; this comes from the coding sequence ATGTCGAACTCATCGTCAGAAACCGCTGACTGGCATCCGCTCGCCCTGGAAGACGAAAGCCCGTTTTCGCCGCCACCCTGCCCCGTGGACACTCGTCCCGTCGGCCAATCGGGCCTCGGCATCGCCGTCGACCTCGGCACCACCCAGCTGCGCATGGCCCTCTGGGACCTTCGTGCCAGGCGCCGTCTCGCTGCGCTGGCCGGCACCAATCCGCAGGTGGTCTTTGGAACCAACATCCTGTCACGGCTGGCGGAGGCTCGCGAATCCCGTGAAAAGGCGCTTGAATTGGCCGAACGGGTCCAAACGGCTCTGGGCGAGGGCCTGGCGCTGATCTCGCAGCAGTGTGACGCGGACCTCCGACGAATTCGGAAGCTCGCCGTGGTCGGCAATACCGCCATGCTGTCGCTGTTTTCCGGCGAGAATGGCGATCTGCTTTTGCAGCCGGACTACTGGAAGCGTGAAATCGTCTGCCGCCTGCTGGACAGCGGGGAACTGGCTCGACGCTGGGGACTCGCGGAAAACGCACGGATTGCACTGATCCAGCCGCTGGGCGGCTTCGTCGGGTCCGACCTGCTGGCCAACGTGCTCGCGGTGAAACTGTTACAGGCGCCTGCGGGTAGTCTGCTGCTGGACTTCGGCACCAACACCGAGATTGCCCTGTGGGATGGAAAGGTGCTGTGGGTGACCTCGACGCCCGGCGGCTGCGCCTTCGCTGGCCCTGGCATCCTGCCTGCCAGGAGCGGGGCCGTGATCCGGATCTCCACCGATCCGAGCGGCGCGCTGCGCCTGAATGTGATCGGTGGCGGCCGGCCCCGGGGTCTTTGCGGCTCGGGTCTGGTGGATCTGATAGCCATGTTGCGCGGACGCGACCAGGTGGACCGCGTCGGCCGCTTCACTGGCCCCGTGTCCCAGGAAGGGCTGCCGATATCGCCGGAACTGCCGGGCGTGAACTTGCGCAAGCGCGATATCGACAGCTTCCAACGCGGCAAGGGCGCTATGGCCGCGGCCATGCATTTCCTTTTACAACGCACCGGGCTGAACCTCGCCGACATCCCGCAGTTATTCGTATCGGGCGCCTTCGGCCAATGCCTGCATATCGGCCATGCGCAGGAGATCGGGCTGTTGCCGCCGATCCCGGCGCAGCGCATCCGGCTGGCGGGCGATGCGGCCCTGGCAGGCTGCGAGCACCTGCTGCTGAATCCCAAACCCTTCCCTGCCCTGGCAGCCATCCGCAATCGCAGCATACTGATCAACCTGGGGGACTCCCTGGAGTTCGAGGACCTGTTCATCGAAAACCTCTACCTGCAACCCATGACCGGCCTTCCGGACTAG
- a CDS encoding ArsC family reductase — MITLYGIKNCDTVKKARAWLEGNGREYRFHDFRVDGLDRALLERFEAVLGWETLLNRRGTTWRKLDEAKRENLDRDKALQLMLDHPSVIKRPVLETAGKTLIGFTPESYASEL; from the coding sequence ATGATCACGCTCTACGGCATCAAGAATTGCGACACGGTGAAGAAGGCCCGCGCCTGGCTGGAGGGCAACGGCCGCGAATACCGCTTCCATGATTTCCGCGTGGACGGCCTGGACCGCGCCTTGCTGGAACGCTTCGAGGCCGTCCTCGGCTGGGAGACCCTTCTCAACCGGCGCGGCACCACCTGGCGCAAGCTGGACGAAGCAAAGCGCGAGAACCTGGACCGAGACAAGGCCCTGCAACTGATGCTGGACCATCCCAGCGTCATCAAGCGACCCGTGCTGGAGACGGCCGGCAAGACCCTGATCGGCTTCACCCCTGAGTCCTACGCGAGCGAACTGTGA
- a CDS encoding bacteriohemerythrin, which yields MQLEWNDDLAIGNHLIDAEHHFFLDLVKNIAFSVEAEAHSDYIVQLLVELEKYADFHFCSEENIMLSCGYPDLVLHAEIHRHLLKKLEEKIERYKAGEVEACDVLEFLGSWFLMHTAHEDKKIAEHIRKELEGGFPDILVGGESF from the coding sequence ATGCAGCTGGAGTGGAACGACGACCTGGCAATCGGCAATCATTTGATCGATGCCGAGCACCATTTTTTTCTCGACCTGGTCAAGAACATCGCCTTCAGCGTTGAGGCCGAGGCCCACAGCGACTATATTGTCCAGCTGCTGGTGGAACTGGAAAAATATGCCGATTTCCACTTCTGCAGCGAAGAAAACATCATGCTGAGCTGCGGTTATCCGGATCTGGTGCTCCATGCCGAGATTCACCGGCACCTGCTCAAGAAGCTGGAGGAAAAGATCGAGCGCTACAAGGCCGGCGAAGTCGAGGCCTGCGATGTGCTCGAGTTCTTGGGGAGCTGGTTCCTGATGCACACCGCGCATGAGGATAAGAAGATCGCCGAGCACATACGCAAGGAATTGGAGGGCGGTTTTCCGGATATCTTGGTCGGCGGCGAAAGCTTTTAG
- a CDS encoding nuclear transport factor 2 family protein yields the protein MMKRTTLLAAALLAALAGATAPAGAAKKATKPTAEQVDRQAVLDAIARMDKAMGERNAAAYMAQIDPAAEIHLNTPTSQGAQQMKFSYEEYRQMVASSFADAISYQVRRQDVTVTPMPEGKALVTDLLFEHIAMKGKESKTITSERMLFARRDGVYKLIAFGGNVVSSSK from the coding sequence ATGATGAAACGAACAACGCTATTGGCTGCCGCTTTGCTGGCAGCCCTGGCTGGCGCCACGGCCCCGGCAGGGGCCGCCAAGAAGGCGACGAAACCCACGGCGGAGCAGGTGGACCGCCAGGCGGTGCTGGACGCCATCGCTCGCATGGACAAGGCCATGGGCGAGCGCAATGCCGCCGCCTACATGGCGCAGATCGACCCTGCGGCGGAGATCCATCTGAACACGCCCACCTCGCAGGGGGCGCAGCAGATGAAATTCAGCTACGAGGAATACCGCCAGATGGTGGCTTCCAGTTTTGCCGACGCCATCTCCTATCAAGTGCGCCGCCAGGACGTGACTGTGACGCCGATGCCCGAAGGCAAGGCCCTGGTCACGGACCTGCTGTTCGAGCACATCGCCATGAAGGGCAAGGAATCCAAGACCATTACCAGCGAGCGCATGCTGTTCGCCCGCCGCGACGGCGTTTACAAGCTCATCGCCTTCGGCGGTAACGTGGTTAGTTCCAGCAAGTGA